In Rhodobacter sp. 24-YEA-8, the following are encoded in one genomic region:
- a CDS encoding efflux RND transporter periplasmic adaptor subunit has product MRKILWTTLILALAGGAGFGLWRMQMSEGAAQAAPASEAVIRGTFRKTVLATGVIEAASLVSVGAQVGGQIQSLPVELGQKLAAGDLVAQIDPEDQKTDQLRAQASLAQIRAQIAAQEASIEEARLALERQRELSSRKLATAQTLEASEAQFKVAEANLAALKASESQAELAVQAANIALERTRITAPSDGTVVALVAREGQTINANQSSPTLIKLADLDRMIIKVDISEADVIAVQPGQKASFTLSGAPDMRFDAVLRDIEPAPASIATADEVDTSSAIYYRAILEVPNPKGILRIGMTAEVVIVMEEIPDALIVPTAAVISGRSSGKKVRVLDPTSGAVEIRDVETGAATASQTVIVTGISEGERIVTAPSGAMSRGAGQSGSQPGQAGRTQGATHRPSGGLF; this is encoded by the coding sequence ATGCGCAAAATCCTTTGGACCACCCTTATCCTCGCTCTTGCCGGCGGCGCGGGCTTTGGCCTGTGGCGGATGCAGATGAGCGAGGGCGCCGCCCAGGCCGCGCCGGCCTCGGAGGCGGTGATCCGCGGCACGTTCCGCAAGACCGTGCTGGCAACCGGCGTGATCGAGGCCGCGAGCCTTGTCTCGGTCGGTGCCCAGGTCGGCGGTCAGATCCAGTCCCTGCCGGTTGAACTGGGGCAGAAACTCGCCGCCGGAGACCTGGTCGCACAGATCGACCCTGAAGATCAGAAGACCGACCAGCTGCGCGCCCAGGCCTCCCTGGCCCAGATCCGCGCCCAGATCGCGGCCCAGGAGGCCAGTATCGAAGAGGCCCGCCTCGCGCTGGAACGTCAGCGCGAGCTGAGCAGCCGCAAGCTGGCCACCGCCCAGACGCTTGAGGCCAGCGAAGCGCAGTTCAAGGTCGCTGAAGCCAATCTCGCAGCGCTGAAAGCCAGCGAATCCCAGGCCGAACTGGCCGTTCAGGCCGCGAATATCGCATTGGAACGCACAAGGATCACGGCGCCCTCAGACGGAACGGTCGTTGCCCTGGTCGCCCGCGAAGGGCAGACGATCAACGCCAACCAGTCCAGCCCGACGCTGATCAAACTGGCCGATCTGGACCGCATGATCATCAAGGTCGATATTTCCGAGGCCGATGTGATCGCGGTCCAGCCCGGGCAAAAGGCGAGCTTCACCCTCTCGGGGGCGCCGGATATGCGCTTTGACGCGGTCCTGCGCGATATCGAGCCGGCCCCGGCCTCGATCGCGACCGCAGACGAGGTCGATACCAGCTCGGCGATCTATTACCGCGCCATTCTCGAAGTGCCGAACCCGAAAGGCATCCTCAGGATCGGCATGACCGCCGAAGTGGTGATCGTGATGGAAGAGATCCCCGATGCGCTGATCGTACCGACCGCCGCCGTGATTTCTGGCCGGAGCAGCGGGAAGAAAGTGCGGGTGCTGGACCCGACAAGCGGCGCAGTCGAAATCCGCGATGTCGAGACCGGGGCCGCCACCGCCAGCCAGACCGTGATCGTCACGGGGATCAGCGAAGGTGAACGTATCGTGACCGCGCCCTCCGGCGCCATGTCGCGTGGGGCGGGCCAGTCCGGTTCGCAACCGGGCCAGGCGGGCCGGACACAAGGCGCAACGCACCGGCCTTCGGGTGGGTTGTTCTGA